From one bacterium genomic stretch:
- a CDS encoding aldo/keto reductase: MKYRTLGRTGLRISEVSLGGHEYRRRHLVKDGRFTELNPDRPKIIATAIEMGVNYFDTTYTEEAQSLGATLKTLGVQRDKVYLSGMSIDLLARLGDREPSEWKAYIVSEVEERLNLFHSDYVDVFQICAMESGFSQDRLEFALETLRNMQQQGKIRWVGSSAHNPELLAKVIDEQNPIDMCQTPINFNKGVCEPLLNAVRKHNVGLIAIKPFVWFDYGMPFLPVCQKIIDDHGLNRATAAQMAIRWILSHEEIAAIVPGCNSEAEVIENARASDLPPDCIDFSLLSACRDIPDRIEEMIDLIDHPHAEVASYSHERVANAVGCDYGKDKEKYLEAWRAKRQKE; the protein is encoded by the coding sequence ATGAAGTACAGAACACTTGGACGAACGGGATTGCGAATATCTGAAGTAAGCCTTGGCGGTCATGAGTATCGGCGACGCCATCTCGTTAAAGACGGGCGTTTTACGGAACTCAATCCCGATAGGCCGAAGATAATCGCGACAGCTATCGAGATGGGGGTCAACTATTTTGATACAACCTACACCGAAGAAGCGCAATCTCTAGGGGCAACACTTAAGACCCTTGGCGTTCAACGCGATAAAGTCTATCTAAGCGGAATGAGCATCGACCTGCTAGCGCGATTGGGTGATCGAGAACCGTCCGAGTGGAAAGCCTATATCGTAAGTGAAGTAGAAGAGCGTCTAAATCTCTTTCATAGCGACTATGTGGATGTGTTCCAGATATGCGCGATGGAGTCGGGTTTCTCACAAGATAGGCTCGAATTCGCATTAGAAACATTGCGGAATATGCAGCAGCAAGGCAAAATTCGTTGGGTTGGATCATCAGCCCACAACCCTGAGCTATTGGCTAAAGTTATTGATGAGCAGAACCCAATCGACATGTGCCAAACACCCATCAACTTCAATAAGGGAGTCTGCGAGCCGCTGCTGAATGCCGTCCGCAAGCATAACGTTGGTTTAATCGCCATTAAACCTTTCGTGTGGTTCGACTATGGGATGCCGTTTTTACCTGTATGTCAGAAAATAATCGACGATCATGGCCTCAACCGAGCAACCGCCGCCCAGATGGCAATTCGCTGGATATTAAGCCATGAAGAAATCGCCGCAATCGTCCCCGGCTGCAACTCAGAAGCCGAAGTTATTGAGAATGCAAGAGCCAGCGACCTCCCACCCGATTGCATCGACTTTAGCTTACTATCCGCATGCCGAGACATCCCCGACCGCATCGAAGAAATGATCGACCTAATCGACCACCCACACGCCGAAGTCGCCTCCTATTCCCACGAACGTGTCGCCAACGCCGTCGGCTGTGATTATGGCAAAGACAAAGAGAAATACCTTGAAGCATGGCGAGCGAAAAGGCAGAAAGAGTAA
- a CDS encoding RbsD/FucU family protein, which produces MLKTKLIHPDILEVLGRAGHGSKVLIADGNFPALTKLGPNATLVNLNLSPGVVSGTQALEAVVSAIPIESVTLMQYPTTGPRALSEDPPIWPEYKRILQEAGFDAEFEKLERFAFYDAASGPDTALIIHTAEQLRFANIMLTIGVVTKK; this is translated from the coding sequence ATGCTGAAAACAAAACTTATTCATCCCGATATTCTAGAAGTTCTTGGACGCGCGGGACATGGTTCAAAGGTATTGATTGCAGACGGCAACTTTCCTGCCCTCACTAAACTAGGACCAAATGCCACACTAGTTAATCTCAATCTCTCCCCCGGCGTTGTTTCAGGCACACAGGCGCTTGAAGCAGTTGTCAGCGCAATCCCGATCGAGTCGGTCACGCTAATGCAATACCCAACGACAGGCCCGCGAGCTTTATCGGAAGACCCGCCGATATGGCCAGAGTATAAACGTATTCTCCAAGAGGCAGGATTTGATGCTGAGTTTGAGAAACTGGAACGTTTCGCATTCTACGACGCCGCCTCCGGCCCAGATACTGCGCTTATCATCCACACCGCCGAACAACTGCGCTTCGCCAATATCATGCTGACTATCGGGGTTGTCACAAAGAAATGA